A single region of the Acidithiobacillus acidisediminis genome encodes:
- a CDS encoding thiazole synthase, producing MADLLQIGSRSFHSRLLVGTGKYKDFQETRTALDAAGAEIVTVALRRVNLGQHAGEENLLDHLPAERFTILPNTAGCYTAEDAVRTCRLARELGDWTLVKLEVIGDPQTLFPDMRQTFQAAETLIAEGFEVMVYSNDDPVACKAFAEMGCVAVMPLAAPIGSGLGIRNPYNLRIILEQATVPILVDAGVGTASDVAEAMELGCDGVLLNTAIAGAKDPVLMAEAMRLGVEAGRKAYLAGRMPRRLYANASSPLEGTFF from the coding sequence ATGGCAGACCTGTTGCAGATTGGCAGTCGCAGTTTTCACTCCCGTCTCTTGGTGGGAACGGGAAAATATAAGGATTTTCAGGAAACCCGCACGGCGTTGGATGCCGCTGGCGCAGAGATTGTCACCGTTGCCCTGCGTCGGGTGAATCTCGGCCAGCATGCGGGAGAGGAAAATCTTCTCGATCATCTTCCGGCCGAGCGTTTTACCATCCTGCCCAACACCGCCGGTTGCTACACCGCAGAAGACGCCGTTCGCACCTGCCGGTTGGCGCGGGAGTTAGGGGATTGGACCCTGGTCAAGCTGGAAGTAATTGGCGATCCGCAGACCCTGTTTCCGGACATGCGGCAAACCTTTCAGGCCGCTGAAACCCTGATTGCCGAGGGTTTCGAGGTCATGGTCTACAGCAATGACGATCCGGTGGCCTGCAAGGCCTTCGCGGAAATGGGCTGTGTCGCGGTCATGCCCTTGGCTGCGCCCATCGGCTCCGGGCTGGGGATTCGGAATCCCTACAACCTCCGCATCATTCTTGAGCAGGCGACGGTGCCGATTCTGGTGGACGCCGGAGTGGGGACGGCATCGGATGTGGCCGAGGCCATGGAACTCGGCTGCGATGGGGTTTTACTGAACACGGCCATTGCTGGGGCAAAGGATCCGGTGCTCATGGCCGAGGCGATGCGCTTGGGGGTAGAGGCTGGACGGAAGGCCTATCTGGCGGGGCGGATGCCGCGCCGTCTCTATGCCAATGCCAGCAGTCCCTTGGAAGGAACCTTCTTTTGA
- the thiS gene encoding sulfur carrier protein ThiS has protein sequence MTQKITIQVNGLQQMLPAGSNVLALLDMLALTGKRVAVERNGGVVPRSEQESTVLLEGDQIEVIRAVGGG, from the coding sequence ATGACGCAGAAAATCACGATTCAGGTCAATGGATTGCAGCAGATGCTTCCGGCGGGAAGCAATGTGCTTGCCTTGCTGGATATGCTCGCTCTTACGGGCAAGCGGGTGGCGGTGGAGCGCAACGGCGGCGTGGTGCCGCGCAGTGAACAGGAAAGCACCGTCTTGCTGGAGGGCGATCAGATTGAGGTCATTCGTGCCGTGGGCGGCGGATAG
- a CDS encoding GDP-mannose 4,6-dehydratase encodes MESATVLVTGSTGFTGRYLRQVLEQRGYRVVGLCSLAGVDPGQWVANLTDAESLRRVVQKLQPNYVIHLAAIAFVGHGDPRAFYDINLFGTLNLMSALQDLPKLERVVVASSANVYGTPEVELIDESVCPNPVNHYACSKWAMEQMLRSSFRRLPLVIVRPFNYTGVGQDLQFLIPKIVAHFRRKAETVELGNLDVARDFSDVRDVAACYADLLQASDATGQTLNICSGRAYALREVLEMATEITGHHLDVRMNPAFVRANEVPRLLGNADRLRRCIGHSPSTPLRSVLEWMFESEEPGIVPVGGAVTRQRALMP; translated from the coding sequence ATGGAATCTGCCACAGTATTGGTAACTGGTAGTACCGGCTTTACCGGGCGCTACCTTCGGCAAGTCTTGGAACAACGTGGCTACCGCGTGGTTGGGCTCTGCTCCCTTGCCGGTGTAGACCCGGGGCAGTGGGTTGCGAATCTCACGGATGCCGAAAGTCTGCGGCGGGTGGTGCAAAAGTTGCAGCCCAATTATGTGATCCATTTGGCCGCGATAGCCTTTGTGGGCCATGGCGACCCGCGTGCGTTCTATGATATCAATCTCTTCGGCACCCTGAACCTTATGTCCGCGTTGCAGGACCTGCCCAAGCTCGAACGTGTGGTGGTGGCGAGTTCGGCCAATGTCTACGGCACGCCTGAGGTTGAGCTGATTGATGAGTCCGTCTGTCCCAATCCGGTCAATCATTACGCCTGCAGCAAATGGGCGATGGAACAGATGCTGCGCAGTAGCTTCCGTCGCTTACCGCTGGTGATCGTTCGGCCCTTCAACTATACGGGGGTCGGGCAAGATCTCCAGTTTCTCATCCCCAAGATCGTCGCCCACTTTCGCCGAAAGGCAGAGACTGTGGAGCTCGGGAATCTGGACGTAGCACGGGATTTCTCGGATGTACGAGATGTCGCGGCCTGCTACGCCGATCTGTTGCAGGCATCTGATGCCACAGGGCAGACCTTGAACATCTGCTCGGGCCGGGCTTATGCCTTGCGCGAGGTACTGGAGATGGCGACGGAGATTACGGGGCATCATTTGGACGTACGAATGAACCCGGCCTTCGTCCGAGCCAACGAAGTCCCGCGACTCCTGGGGAATGCCGACCGGCTACGGCGATGCATTGGCCATAGTCCCAGCACTCCGTTGCGTTCCGTACTGGAGTGGATGTTTGAAAGCGAGGAGCCTGGCATAGTACCAGTGGGTGGGGCTGTGACCAGGCAAAGAGCTCTTATGCCTTGA
- a CDS encoding DUF4845 domain-containing protein, with the protein MLGIQNREAGIGLIGAIFWIVALAIAVSLVVKVGPIYYDNLSLQNILQDQARHASPSESAGEIVYDLQDRLNVAMIKINPQDIQIIKNGDAPVQIVANYERVVPLVGNISLLLRFHTHS; encoded by the coding sequence ATGTTGGGCATACAGAACCGCGAGGCAGGTATTGGCCTCATTGGGGCAATCTTTTGGATTGTGGCGTTGGCCATCGCCGTGAGCTTAGTGGTGAAGGTGGGCCCCATTTACTACGACAATCTCTCGCTGCAAAATATCCTGCAGGATCAGGCACGTCATGCAAGCCCCTCGGAATCTGCCGGAGAGATTGTCTATGACCTGCAAGATCGCCTCAATGTCGCAATGATCAAAATCAACCCTCAGGATATCCAAATCATCAAAAATGGTGACGCGCCGGTGCAGATCGTGGCCAACTATGAACGCGTGGTGCCTTTGGTCGGGAATATCAGTCTACTGCTGCGTTTCCACACCCATAGCTGA